The following coding sequences lie in one Neosynechococcus sphagnicola sy1 genomic window:
- a CDS encoding Uma2 family endonuclease — translation MIASPQPALSIAEYLQLETESPTKHEYINGEAYAMAGASDGHVTIALNLASLLRSHLRGSGCRVYIADMKARIIARNCFYYPDVMVTCAPQDQETSTYKQFPKLIVEVLSDSTEAFDRGDKFADYQTVPSLEEYVLINTRHQRVDCFRRNAEGLWVLQSYTPETDRLDLHSVNFSTTLTALYEDVVLEGTTTAAPSTPPSNS, via the coding sequence ATGATTGCTTCACCCCAGCCTGCTCTCTCCATTGCAGAATATCTCCAGCTAGAAACTGAAAGTCCAACCAAACATGAGTACATCAATGGCGAAGCCTATGCCATGGCCGGAGCCAGCGATGGCCACGTCACGATCGCCTTAAACTTGGCCTCTCTGCTCCGCAGCCATCTGCGGGGCAGTGGATGCCGAGTGTATATTGCCGACATGAAAGCCCGCATCATTGCCCGCAACTGTTTTTATTACCCTGATGTGATGGTGACCTGTGCACCTCAGGATCAGGAAACCTCAACCTACAAACAATTTCCCAAACTGATTGTAGAAGTGCTATCGGACTCTACCGAAGCATTCGATCGCGGCGACAAATTTGCCGATTACCAGACCGTACCCAGCCTAGAAGAATATGTCTTGATCAACACACGCCATCAGCGAGTGGACTGTTTTCGCCGCAATGCTGAAGGGCTTTGGGTTTTACAATCCTACACCCCTGAAACCGATCGCCTTGACCTCCATAGTGTGAATTTCTCCACCACCCTGACAGCCTTATATGAAGACGTAGTGCTAGAGGGAACTACAACTGCTGCACCATCAACCCCACCCAGCAATTCCTAA
- a CDS encoding DUF5615 family PIN-like protein produces MTIQYLLDEHIPPLYRTQLVRREPELIVRIIGDPDAPPKGTLDPEILIWCEVHNFILVTNNRKSMPKHLADHLAQNCHIPGILVMDLGRNPGELIEELIIIAGASNDDEYQDRIEYLPLTL; encoded by the coding sequence ATGACCATTCAGTATTTGCTAGATGAACACATTCCGCCTCTGTATCGAACTCAACTGGTGCGTCGAGAGCCAGAACTGATCGTTAGAATTATCGGTGATCCGGATGCTCCCCCCAAAGGAACTTTAGATCCAGAAATTTTGATCTGGTGTGAGGTTCATAATTTCATCCTGGTAACCAATAACCGTAAATCAATGCCCAAACATTTAGCCGATCACCTGGCTCAAAATTGCCATATTCCTGGGATTTTGGTCATGGACTTGGGACGCAATCCTGGCGAACTGATTGAGGAGTTAATCATCATTGCAGGTGCATCCAATGACGACGAATATCAAGACCGGATTGAATATTTACCACTCACTCTATGA
- a CDS encoding type II toxin-antitoxin system VapC family toxin has protein sequence MIFVDTGAWFASIVPADTDYQIASTWFNQNTQPLITTDYVIDETLTLLRMRRENQRAIALGDGFFSGTLATIHYLSKTEIQQAWQVFRQFSDKDWSFTDCTSKVVIEKLKLTQAFAFDHHFRQFASITVLP, from the coding sequence ATGATTTTCGTCGATACGGGTGCCTGGTTTGCAAGTATCGTGCCCGCCGATACCGATTATCAAATCGCGTCTACCTGGTTCAATCAAAATACACAACCATTAATCACAACTGATTATGTCATTGACGAAACGCTCACCCTATTGAGAATGCGGCGGGAAAACCAGCGGGCGATCGCTCTAGGAGATGGCTTTTTCTCCGGTACGCTGGCAACGATTCATTACCTGAGTAAAACCGAGATTCAGCAGGCATGGCAAGTGTTTCGTCAGTTTTCTGATAAGGACTGGAGCTTTACCGATTGCACCAGCAAGGTGGTGATCGAAAAACTTAAGCTAACTCAGGCATTCGCTTTTGATCACCACTTCCGTCAATTTGCTTCTATAACCGTTTTGCCATAG
- a CDS encoding type III-B CRISPR module-associated Cmr3 family protein: MIATVPQPQASDQKPQTLYWYTITPLDVLMFRDAKPFTPGERAWAGSTFPPNGHAIAGALSALLGRKSKPNNRNQEETYSLKGPFLCHHQNLYFPRPLNHIGVTPLIPLVWDEQHPLKDQMIHDKTKPCPLVKPSWIVNKSGDDDEKQSVDYLSGDVIAHYVQHGKITPESWQTGVEKPWTVETRSHNALETGTRQVKEADGYFVENAIRLKDGWSLAIALDQDISTPVTIRLGGEGHRAILERCDQLKKGWDSLWTASEQNRGQSQRSIAYLITPGIFERIQREQAKDNSYRDIARCRAYPWEWKLDNLISVATDKPIPISCRIQDDSGKSIPAPQVFAAPPGSIYYLNYPQALYAEDPNAKIGSKGKALERAKRMRHLGYSELLWIRYSEG, encoded by the coding sequence ATGATTGCAACTGTCCCCCAACCTCAAGCTTCAGACCAGAAACCTCAAACCTTGTACTGGTACACCATCACCCCTCTGGATGTACTGATGTTCCGTGATGCCAAACCGTTTACACCAGGAGAACGTGCATGGGCAGGCAGTACGTTTCCGCCAAATGGACATGCGATCGCTGGAGCTTTAAGTGCATTACTTGGAAGGAAAAGCAAACCCAACAATCGTAACCAAGAAGAAACCTACTCTCTGAAAGGTCCATTCCTTTGTCATCACCAAAATCTCTACTTCCCACGTCCATTGAATCATATTGGTGTTACGCCACTGATACCGCTGGTTTGGGATGAGCAGCATCCCTTGAAAGATCAGATGATTCATGACAAAACCAAACCTTGTCCATTAGTCAAACCATCTTGGATCGTAAATAAATCAGGAGATGACGACGAAAAGCAATCCGTTGATTACTTGTCTGGGGATGTGATCGCTCACTATGTGCAGCATGGCAAGATTACCCCAGAGTCTTGGCAAACGGGTGTTGAGAAGCCTTGGACGGTAGAAACCAGATCGCACAATGCCCTGGAAACCGGAACTCGCCAGGTCAAGGAGGCAGATGGCTATTTTGTCGAAAATGCAATTCGGTTAAAAGATGGGTGGAGTTTGGCGATCGCCCTTGATCAAGATATTTCAACACCTGTCACCATCCGCTTGGGTGGAGAAGGACATCGTGCCATTTTGGAGCGTTGTGATCAATTGAAAAAAGGCTGGGACAGTCTCTGGACTGCTTCTGAACAAAATCGAGGGCAGTCACAGCGAAGTATCGCTTACCTGATTACACCCGGAATCTTTGAGCGCATTCAGCGTGAGCAAGCTAAAGACAATAGTTATCGAGATATCGCCCGTTGTCGTGCCTATCCTTGGGAATGGAAACTAGATAACCTGATCAGCGTTGCCACCGACAAACCGATTCCCATCAGTTGTCGCATTCAGGATGATTCAGGTAAAAGCATTCCTGCCCCTCAAGTGTTTGCGGCTCCTCCCGGTAGTATTTATTACCTGAATTACCCCCAAGCGTTATATGCAGAAGACCCCAATGCAAAAATTGGGTCCAAGGGCAAGGCGCTTGAAAGGGCAAAGCGGATGAGACACCTTGGCTACTCTGAATTGCTATGGATTCGATATTCTGAAGGTTAA
- the cas1 gene encoding CRISPR-associated endonuclease Cas1: MRTLYVSQSGCYLCLHQEQLLIKQGQTVLDQVQIPLLEQILIFGTSQLTTQLIRVCLQRNIPILYLSRMGYCYGRLIAIERGYRQLSRYQQQLTAIERLMVARAIVQAKLKNSRVILMRHQRKQPSETIAIAVQNLDHLVSQAGQADGIERLLGLEGAGAACYFPAFGECLSNRSFVFVARSRRPPGNPVNAMLSFGYQVLWNHLLSLIELQGLDPYHACLHQGNERHAALASDLIEEFRAAIVDSLVLYLVNRGVIDADQDFVYADGGCYLNDSGRKKYLRAFLNRMEERLTIDGTQQPRWDVLMQQVKKFKQFVYDPSHIYQPYQIR, encoded by the coding sequence GTGAGAACCCTCTATGTTTCTCAGTCAGGCTGTTACCTCTGCCTGCACCAAGAGCAATTGCTGATCAAGCAGGGCCAGACGGTGCTGGATCAGGTTCAGATTCCGCTGCTGGAACAAATCTTGATCTTTGGCACATCGCAACTCACCACCCAGTTGATTCGCGTTTGCCTACAACGAAATATCCCGATTCTGTACCTATCTCGGATGGGCTACTGCTATGGCCGCTTGATTGCGATCGAGCGAGGCTATCGGCAGCTGAGTCGCTATCAGCAGCAGCTTACCGCGATTGAACGGTTAATGGTCGCCCGAGCCATTGTTCAGGCAAAGCTGAAGAATAGTCGGGTGATTTTGATGCGTCATCAACGGAAACAGCCTTCAGAGACGATCGCGATCGCCGTTCAAAACCTTGATCATTTAGTTAGCCAAGCGGGACAAGCCGATGGAATTGAGCGATTACTAGGTTTGGAAGGAGCGGGAGCCGCCTGTTATTTTCCTGCCTTTGGCGAATGCCTCAGCAACCGCAGCTTTGTCTTTGTGGCCCGTTCTCGCCGTCCGCCCGGAAATCCGGTCAATGCCATGCTCAGCTTTGGCTACCAGGTATTATGGAACCATCTGCTGAGCTTAATTGAACTCCAGGGGCTGGATCCCTACCATGCCTGTTTACACCAGGGGAATGAACGCCATGCTGCTTTAGCCTCTGATTTGATAGAAGAGTTCCGCGCCGCGATTGTTGACTCGCTGGTGTTGTATTTAGTCAATCGGGGAGTCATAGATGCAGATCAAGATTTTGTCTACGCCGATGGGGGCTGTTACTTAAACGATTCTGGACGCAAAAAGTATCTACGGGCGTTTCTGAATCGAATGGAAGAGCGTTTAACCATCGACGGAACCCAACAGCCACGCTGGGATGTATTGATGCAACAGGTAAAGAAATTTAAGCAGTTTGTTTATGACCCCAGCCACATTTATCAGCCTTACCAAATTCGCTAA
- a CDS encoding antitoxin family protein has protein sequence MNLTVDAIYEDGVLKLTQEIALPEGTHVSVVITPTETPSAAKTPAEILAAIAALPLASDSQGFF, from the coding sequence ATGAATTTGACGGTTGACGCAATTTATGAAGATGGAGTTTTGAAGCTAACCCAGGAGATCGCCCTGCCTGAAGGCACCCATGTTTCGGTTGTCATTACCCCGACTGAAACCCCCTCAGCCGCTAAAACCCCGGCTGAAATTCTGGCGGCGATCGCGGCTCTGCCCCTTGCATCTGACAGTCAGGGGTTTTTCTAA
- a CDS encoding RAMP superfamily CRISPR-associated protein: protein MVFERPSRPGQSRPNPTVRPNSTERPIQSTTAGTGKTKKVLPDIKGSGGNRGGSGGGGNGGNSNNPPPETSPWLNPAQAPEEIHASSSFVEYLRWMRSPDSVYRDPTKVQILQMAVEGADYRKRLESLNQRTKLMAGIGNWFLVESVWRIRVGGHKGPESILLPAFDALGMPYIPGATLRGVARNQAIREFLASDSSLDWKAAEKKVTPYFGALEAEGSDRSGKVVFLDAYPTPSKAGGLAMDMANAIWSWENGEPKYSPNPNPFLSLEKSTFIIGLRKKAACTDEILAKVRHWLEIGLADGIGSQVNTGYGRLIPENVARSHGFFELDFTIAGQLIHGHQRFTQWTFNGKQQKWQMRGSPQAEVRPTAFKSMLRYWFRAISLGVLSVEMVKKFEAKLFGSITPQTHGWITVEIFKGNTIRPEPQSKEDRNGKKTPNGEQSGTLVLGYSTEISEHQHEIVADLLKYLTWLMFHLGGIGQGARRPLYSRQNQERERFAPPWWRGCDLIAESEDEFWALPKSVNEFQVLFQQRLRSFYQALGHLTQARINHQYALEPVRQDLWHEVIDRYCEIIVCSGVEDFGKPYALSILHDDDLKIEIPDKNDKDKKVEVYDGYLCGEVKGNHVKPSPVWIANLGNYQVVTVFGATQNPRKKYLKQLRDRTSATSFAQIFPLE from the coding sequence ATGGTTTTTGAGCGTCCGAGTCGTCCTGGTCAATCGCGCCCAAATCCAACGGTACGTCCTAACTCAACCGAACGACCCATTCAAAGTACAACAGCAGGCACAGGTAAGACCAAGAAAGTACTTCCCGATATTAAAGGGAGCGGTGGGAACCGTGGCGGCAGTGGTGGAGGCGGTAATGGTGGCAATAGCAACAATCCGCCGCCAGAAACGTCTCCTTGGTTGAATCCAGCCCAAGCACCGGAAGAAATTCATGCCTCATCTAGTTTTGTGGAGTATTTGCGCTGGATGCGATCACCCGATAGCGTCTATAGAGATCCGACCAAAGTACAGATCTTGCAAATGGCTGTGGAAGGCGCTGATTACCGAAAAAGATTGGAAAGTTTGAATCAACGAACCAAGTTGATGGCTGGCATAGGTAATTGGTTTCTGGTTGAATCTGTTTGGCGGATTCGGGTGGGCGGACATAAAGGACCGGAAAGCATTCTTCTGCCTGCCTTTGATGCGTTAGGAATGCCCTATATTCCTGGGGCGACTCTACGTGGTGTGGCGAGAAATCAGGCGATTCGAGAATTTCTTGCCAGCGACAGCAGTTTGGATTGGAAAGCCGCCGAGAAGAAAGTGACACCTTATTTTGGTGCGTTAGAGGCAGAAGGTAGCGATCGCTCCGGCAAGGTCGTTTTTTTGGATGCTTACCCCACACCCAGTAAGGCGGGCGGTTTAGCAATGGATATGGCAAATGCAATTTGGTCTTGGGAGAATGGTGAACCCAAGTATTCACCAAATCCCAATCCATTTTTGTCGTTGGAAAAATCAACGTTTATCATCGGTCTTCGCAAAAAGGCAGCTTGTACAGATGAAATCTTAGCGAAAGTGCGTCACTGGCTAGAGATTGGACTAGCTGATGGCATTGGCTCTCAGGTAAATACGGGCTATGGGCGATTGATACCAGAAAATGTGGCGCGATCTCATGGCTTTTTTGAGCTTGATTTTACGATCGCAGGGCAACTGATACATGGTCATCAAAGGTTCACTCAATGGACTTTCAATGGCAAGCAGCAAAAATGGCAAATGAGAGGATCGCCTCAAGCAGAAGTGCGTCCCACTGCATTTAAGTCCATGCTGCGCTACTGGTTTCGAGCTATTTCGCTTGGCGTTCTGTCTGTAGAAATGGTGAAAAAGTTTGAAGCTAAATTATTTGGCTCAATTACTCCGCAAACGCATGGTTGGATCACTGTAGAGATTTTTAAAGGAAACACCATACGCCCAGAACCTCAGTCGAAAGAAGATCGGAATGGCAAGAAGACTCCTAATGGAGAACAATCAGGAACCCTAGTATTGGGCTACTCCACAGAAATTTCTGAGCATCAACATGAAATCGTCGCTGATTTGCTCAAGTATTTGACTTGGCTCATGTTTCACCTCGGTGGAATTGGTCAAGGTGCCCGTAGACCGCTGTATTCTCGGCAAAATCAGGAGCGAGAACGCTTTGCTCCGCCCTGGTGGCGTGGTTGTGATCTGATTGCAGAGAGTGAAGATGAGTTTTGGGCATTGCCAAAGAGCGTGAATGAATTTCAGGTTTTGTTTCAGCAGCGATTGCGATCGTTCTACCAAGCTTTGGGACATCTAACTCAGGCAAGGATTAATCATCAATATGCTCTTGAACCAGTCCGTCAGGATCTCTGGCACGAAGTGATCGACCGCTATTGCGAAATCATTGTTTGCTCAGGAGTGGAAGACTTTGGTAAACCCTATGCCCTATCGATTCTGCATGATGATGACTTAAAAATAGAGATTCCAGACAAAAATGACAAAGACAAGAAAGTCGAAGTTTATGATGGTTATCTTTGTGGCGAAGTTAAAGGAAATCATGTTAAACCTTCCCCTGTATGGATTGCAAACTTGGGCAATTACCAAGTGGTGACTGTATTTGGCGCGACTCAAAATCCACGCAAGAAATACTTGAAACAATTGCGCGATCGCACCTCTGCCACAAGCTTTGCCCAAATCTTTCCACTGGAATAG
- the csx18 gene encoding CRISPR-associated protein Csx18: MYITPRTAQVRNLAVSAINGIVTLVILLIAPLGLAAVIINTVLVTLATYATATASDRILLRYLQRESTRAELLGTPGDGSLQRRSNASDLDR, from the coding sequence ATGTACATCACACCCCGTACCGCCCAGGTGCGTAACCTTGCCGTGTCTGCCATCAATGGCATTGTTACGCTGGTCATTTTGCTGATTGCCCCTTTAGGATTAGCCGCTGTGATCATCAACACCGTGTTAGTCACCCTAGCCACTTATGCCACAGCCACGGCTAGCGATCGCATCCTCCTCCGCTACCTACAACGAGAATCAACACGGGCAGAACTGCTGGGAACGCCGGGTGATGGCTCCTTGCAACGACGTTCTAATGCCAGCGACCTGGATCGTTAA
- the cmr4 gene encoding type III-B CRISPR module RAMP protein Cmr4: MIGNLVYLYLLSPLHTGGATQEGNLLGIARESHTDLPYIPSSTIRGKLRSLTPETERNQLWGNTIDDVTGSSSDTNLTQGTLWIGDASILWLPVPSLSHGVVWVSSPMLLQRWARLNGKSEKAPEPYSNNFAQGKPVYLKDAILKSASLKPTSDLKICIPQSEIGSIDRALILPDQHCATLIQMSLWRQVKVKLGEHKTVDGGFRYEEAIPPDTLMYLPWGVTSQATKQAEESKAKFNQILANNAVVQIGGQESLGRGFVQQWSGIKQEVAV, from the coding sequence ATGATCGGTAATCTTGTTTATCTTTATCTCCTCTCACCTTTGCATACCGGAGGCGCGACCCAGGAAGGCAACCTTTTGGGAATTGCGCGTGAATCTCACACTGATTTGCCCTATATTCCTTCAAGTACAATTCGGGGGAAGTTGCGATCGCTAACTCCAGAGACAGAACGAAATCAACTGTGGGGTAATACGATCGATGATGTAACTGGGAGTAGTAGTGATACCAATCTGACTCAAGGCACTCTTTGGATTGGCGATGCATCGATTCTTTGGTTGCCTGTGCCATCTCTCAGTCATGGTGTGGTGTGGGTGAGTTCTCCCATGCTGCTGCAACGTTGGGCAAGATTGAACGGCAAATCTGAAAAAGCGCCTGAACCTTACAGCAATAACTTTGCTCAGGGTAAACCTGTCTATCTTAAAGATGCAATCCTCAAATCTGCAAGCTTAAAGCCCACGAGTGATCTAAAGATATGCATTCCTCAATCAGAAATAGGGAGTATCGATCGCGCCTTAATTTTGCCTGATCAGCACTGCGCCACGCTGATTCAGATGAGTTTGTGGCGGCAGGTGAAAGTTAAATTGGGTGAGCATAAAACAGTTGATGGCGGGTTTCGCTACGAAGAAGCAATTCCACCAGATACACTAATGTATTTGCCTTGGGGTGTGACATCGCAAGCGACTAAACAAGCTGAAGAGTCGAAAGCGAAGTTTAATCAGATTTTGGCTAACAATGCTGTAGTTCAAATTGGTGGGCAAGAGAGTTTGGGACGTGGTTTTGTACAGCAGTGGTCTGGCATTAAACAGGAGGTAGCCGTATGA
- the cas10 gene encoding type III-B CRISPR-associated protein Cas10/Cmr2 has protein sequence MSTSAANEFWQAKIWGLLHDPALKALHDDTGRGGNSFWRDLTVMQDWKSRGWNPEERDPDKQIEALRHILLSDHIASASDRGAIGSLSHPVDYDENGLEVSHLLSEAKLPLKLTPKAHQGLLQSGRVGFLKAHEKTLFPEAIKGETDPRKVFWWLWRCLPKAASNKFANDESLLLMPAETRLPDSSIWSHVSITSALAGSLAGYNLQISDVEDWSKDKASRPYLATFTFTPVQELIKASRKMRDFWAGSWILHYLSAKVCWALAWKYGPDSLMYPSLFQQPLIDHWLLNGSGQFKGWKDDFGRWVTQPSNQQLLTAGFPNVLVLVLPEGKVKAAMQMAEQTLRQEWENLSSCVFEYLKDEKHWLPKVFQAESSTWDGWLDTIWQTYWTALPIGTRDEELTARLVKPDASNRDQQDRDLVNWLKKQNFTCSLIQRLEDPLYGAPKTQYKSKNWLLKPNEGSFLRAAVEQSRYPHFSINVGSWWPHVFDQARLSLTAIKNARSWELPTAFSARSSISGIGPIVHPEKCSESKDWISEGESKRFWKRHAGLFDGKEQLNATETVKRVLPKVLQKILNLEHDVSTHYPDLTAGVAGYLKVSDRSHLDYFHKTCADIQTKLEESQLDDGDIQNSYWGIPWLGNPENSDFQGYHSRYLKPDWLVETSDQDEKSEIVREKIQSIKAFVNSRYGDNDPASWYVLAVGDGDGMSEWLKGILLKNYRDYIPKKLKDYCDFESEEFKKASLEEQDLRIKFEKILDEPKRMGPSTHAALSRALLDFSNQLVPYLTEQRYAGRLIYSGGDDVLAYTNLWEWDQWLWDVRQCFKGDQDPHNQFDDTGDYWRWKTGEPPDNVSSRPLFTMGGNASISFGIVIAHHSVPLAIALENLWEAEKEGAKKHKSPDGAKKDAVQVRVLYGNGNILNSTTKFDVFNQWKALLNFKQTHSHVDFDPALFEQAAEIWRQHPVPFLQDSTDPFAAIAPWTQAFCERRELFKGEEKEQAKQDFQKALAAYLEALCLTTEAEDRDRQIQNWLKLAAFTLRKRDIKIGGAS, from the coding sequence GTGTCCACATCTGCTGCAAACGAATTCTGGCAAGCCAAAATCTGGGGACTTCTGCATGATCCAGCATTAAAGGCACTTCATGACGATACTGGACGTGGAGGCAATAGTTTTTGGCGAGATCTCACTGTTATGCAGGATTGGAAATCCCGTGGCTGGAACCCAGAGGAACGCGATCCAGATAAGCAAATTGAAGCTTTAAGGCATATTCTTTTATCTGATCACATTGCTTCAGCCAGTGATCGGGGTGCGATTGGTAGCTTGTCTCACCCCGTGGATTATGACGAGAACGGGCTAGAAGTATCACACCTGCTCTCTGAAGCAAAATTACCCCTCAAGCTAACGCCAAAAGCCCATCAAGGCTTACTTCAGTCTGGAAGAGTAGGTTTTCTTAAGGCTCACGAGAAGACTCTCTTTCCTGAAGCTATAAAAGGAGAAACTGATCCTAGAAAAGTTTTTTGGTGGCTCTGGCGGTGTCTTCCTAAGGCGGCATCCAATAAATTTGCGAATGACGAGTCGCTGCTACTCATGCCTGCTGAAACTCGGCTACCTGACAGTTCGATTTGGAGTCATGTCAGCATCACTTCAGCATTGGCGGGTTCACTAGCAGGATACAATTTACAGATTTCTGATGTAGAAGACTGGTCAAAAGATAAAGCATCTAGACCCTATTTAGCTACTTTTACATTTACCCCTGTCCAAGAATTGATTAAGGCTAGCCGCAAGATGCGAGATTTTTGGGCAGGCTCATGGATTCTGCACTATCTTTCTGCTAAAGTCTGCTGGGCATTGGCATGGAAATATGGGCCAGATTCGTTGATGTATCCATCTCTATTTCAACAGCCTTTGATTGATCATTGGCTTCTAAATGGTAGTGGTCAGTTTAAAGGCTGGAAAGACGACTTTGGGCGTTGGGTTACGCAACCAAGTAATCAACAATTACTAACTGCTGGGTTTCCAAATGTCTTGGTACTTGTTCTACCAGAAGGAAAGGTTAAAGCTGCTATGCAGATGGCAGAGCAGACGTTACGGCAGGAGTGGGAAAATCTCTCAAGTTGTGTCTTTGAATATCTGAAAGATGAGAAGCATTGGCTACCAAAAGTTTTCCAAGCAGAAAGCTCAACATGGGATGGATGGTTAGATACAATCTGGCAGACCTACTGGACGGCGTTACCCATTGGAACAAGGGATGAGGAATTAACTGCACGACTCGTTAAACCAGATGCAAGCAATCGTGATCAACAAGACCGAGATTTAGTGAATTGGCTGAAGAAGCAAAACTTTACATGTTCTCTCATTCAACGCTTAGAAGATCCTTTATATGGAGCACCTAAGACTCAGTATAAAAGTAAAAATTGGTTGCTCAAACCTAATGAAGGTAGTTTCTTGAGAGCCGCTGTAGAGCAAAGTCGTTATCCTCACTTCAGCATCAATGTGGGTTCTTGGTGGCCCCATGTCTTTGATCAGGCTCGGCTATCACTGACAGCAATTAAAAATGCTAGATCTTGGGAGTTGCCCACAGCTTTCAGTGCTCGCTCTAGCATCTCTGGAATTGGACCAATTGTTCATCCTGAGAAGTGTTCTGAATCTAAAGACTGGATTTCGGAAGGAGAATCTAAGAGGTTTTGGAAACGCCATGCAGGTTTATTTGATGGCAAGGAACAATTAAATGCAACCGAAACAGTTAAACGAGTTTTACCTAAGGTTCTTCAGAAGATTCTGAACCTTGAGCACGATGTATCAACTCACTATCCAGATCTGACTGCGGGAGTTGCGGGTTACCTTAAGGTAAGCGATCGCAGTCATTTGGATTACTTTCATAAAACTTGTGCAGATATACAGACAAAACTAGAGGAGTCGCAACTCGATGATGGTGATATTCAAAATAGCTATTGGGGAATTCCCTGGCTAGGCAATCCGGAGAATTCAGACTTTCAAGGATATCATTCACGCTACCTAAAACCAGATTGGCTAGTTGAGACTTCTGATCAAGATGAGAAATCTGAAATAGTTCGGGAAAAAATACAATCGATTAAAGCTTTTGTGAACAGCCGCTATGGTGATAATGACCCTGCTAGTTGGTATGTGCTGGCTGTTGGAGATGGGGACGGCATGAGTGAATGGCTGAAAGGGATTCTTTTGAAGAACTATCGTGATTATATTCCTAAGAAATTGAAGGATTATTGTGATTTTGAGAGTGAAGAATTCAAGAAGGCGAGTTTAGAGGAACAAGATCTCCGCATTAAATTTGAAAAAATCCTTGACGAGCCAAAGCGGATGGGACCATCAACCCATGCAGCACTTTCCCGCGCCTTGCTGGATTTCTCTAATCAACTGGTGCCCTACCTGACCGAGCAACGCTACGCTGGGCGACTGATCTACAGTGGCGGAGATGATGTGCTGGCATACACCAACCTGTGGGAGTGGGATCAGTGGTTGTGGGATGTGCGCCAGTGCTTTAAGGGTGATCAAGACCCCCATAATCAATTTGATGACACAGGTGATTATTGGCGATGGAAGACTGGGGAACCACCTGACAATGTTTCCTCTCGACCTCTATTCACAATGGGAGGCAATGCTTCAATCAGTTTTGGGATTGTGATTGCCCATCATTCGGTGCCGTTGGCGATCGCCCTAGAAAACCTCTGGGAAGCTGAAAAAGAGGGCGCGAAAAAGCACAAGTCCCCGGATGGTGCAAAAAAAGATGCTGTTCAGGTTCGAGTCCTTTACGGCAACGGCAATATTTTGAACAGCACCACCAAGTTTGATGTTTTTAACCAGTGGAAAGCATTGCTGAACTTCAAGCAGACCCACTCACACGTTGATTTTGATCCGGCGTTGTTTGAGCAAGCGGCAGAAATTTGGCGACAGCATCCTGTTCCATTCCTGCAAGACTCTACTGATCCGTTTGCCGCGATCGCTCCCTGGACGCAAGCCTTCTGTGAACGGCGAGAGTTATTCAAAGGTGAGGAGAAAGAACAGGCGAAACAAGATTTTCAGAAAGCATTGGCTGCTTATCTTGAAGCACTCTGCTTAACCACTGAGGCAGAAGACCGCGATCGCCAAATTCAAAACTGGCTCAAACTGGCTGCGTTCACCCTTCGCAAACGTGACATCAAAATTGGAGGTGCCTCATGA
- a CDS encoding DUF433 domain-containing protein, translating into MNIEDYFTQLAPDDIRISGTRIGIESILYEYIYRGKTPEEIAQQFHTVTLEQVYATILYYLHNKEAVSAYIADWLEFARRQREQQQQNPSPVRLRLQQIKAEQVAQATTGLTLSP; encoded by the coding sequence ATGAACATCGAAGACTACTTCACCCAACTTGCGCCCGATGACATCCGCATCAGCGGCACTCGGATTGGGATTGAAAGCATTCTGTACGAATACATCTACCGGGGCAAAACCCCGGAGGAAATTGCTCAACAATTCCATACCGTCACGCTGGAGCAGGTTTATGCGACTATTCTTTACTACCTGCACAATAAAGAGGCTGTTAGCGCCTACATTGCTGACTGGCTAGAGTTTGCTCGTCGGCAGCGTGAGCAACAACAGCAAAACCCATCCCCCGTTCGGCTCAGGCTACAGCAAATCAAGGCTGAACAAGTTGCCCAGGCGACGACAGGGTTAACCCTATCGCCATGA